In one Tripterygium wilfordii isolate XIE 37 chromosome 22, ASM1340144v1, whole genome shotgun sequence genomic region, the following are encoded:
- the LOC119991261 gene encoding uncharacterized protein LOC119991261 has protein sequence MGTSIRTLEKTYISSCKKHGVLPNAAILSGFFKVEVKKSKHELCSMDIFLEDLKDIDFLPLLDVCFEIDTSEIEAVDVRNGLSCVLNGEYALSLMRALRQKLRVVDLQDLPLGKDFLWDLCHRGLKCQVLNMRSSPFRKLNMGGKFMGMHTLILDFSRLLTSFQEDCFTCMPHLMFLSMCETRVTNLWTTIAALSKLPSLVELRFQNWLCCTSQCSPTSSGKTLDSQMHVSSPNTAISFSYSSIGIGELTYHNSTAEESLGSVFPPNISDIEDEVQSSSEDSSNDSEADFLSHQQEDNCEDTLSNTSPIWDGHVHMHNEVFGILSSRNEEQAYDGHSTSHVADVAFQYISFHASPICFVKHYRDYMIASLPNLKVLDNLSIRNTDRERATDIYSQYFECLPYRRKCKESVVSVLHKREIKASHSFMGCPNHESAYPYGDSPHSYTRSLCAAKLGSSVFLHPLSISNQSKSFRPRQFEYHPSDSCLMVFGTLNGEVVVVNHENGNIIGVINSLGAMNSVLGLCWLKRYPSKLISGADNGSIKLYDIQLVSSPSIGTSSGASSVSFDDFDQLTSVHVNSTDELFLASGYSKDVALYDINSGSRLQVFSNMHREHINVVKFANHTPSIFATSSFDHDVKLWDLRQKPIQPCYTTSSSKGNVTVCFSPDDQFLLVSAVDNEVRQLLAVDGRLHLDFDIASTGSSSNYTRSYYMNGRDYIISGSCDEHVVRICCAQTGRRLRDISLEGSGWGNSMYVQSLRGDPYRDFNMSILAAYMRPASKSEIVKVNLLASSDHENEYSDHGHSRPSHSRGG, from the exons ATGGGCACTTCTATCCGGACCTTGGAAAAAAC GTATATTAGTTCTTGCAAGAAGCACGGTGTCCTACCTAACGCCGCAATTTTGTCTGGTTTCTTCAAG GTTGAGGTTAAAAAATCTAAGCACGAGCTTTGTAGCATGGACATATTCTTGGAGGATCTCAAGGATATTGACTTTCTGCCTCTTCTTGAtgtatgttttgaaattgataCTTCTGAGATTGAAGCAGTGGATGTACGCAATGGATTATCATGTGTGTTGAATGGAGAGTACGCTTTGTCGCTGATGCGTGCTTTGAGGCAAAAGCTTCGAGTGGTTGATCTTCAGGATTTACCTCTTGGAAAGGACTTCTTGTG GGATCTCTGTCATAGAGGTTTGAAATGCCAAGTTCTTAACATGAGGTCTTCGCCTTTCCGAAAGCTCAACATGGGAGGCAAGTTTATGGGGATGCACACTCTCATTCTTGATTTCAGTCGCTTATTGACTAGCTTTCAAGAGGATTGCTTTACTTGCATGCCTCACCTTATGTTTCTCTCAATGTGTGAGACGAGAGTAACAAATCTTTGGACAACTATTGCAGCACTGTCCAAACTCCCCTCTTTAGTGGAACTTCGATTTCAGAATTGGTTATGCTGCACTAGCCAGTGTTCACCTACATCATCAGGCAAGACCTTGGACAGTCAAATGCATGTCAGTTCACCAAACACGGCTATTTCCTTTTCATATTCATCCATCGGTATTGGGGAACTCACATATCATAACTCAACTGCAGAAGAAAGTCTTGGTAGTGTGTTTCCACCTAATATTAGTGATATTGAGGATGAAGTTCAAAGCTCAAGTGAGGATTCATCCAATGATAGTGAAGCGGATTTTTTAAGTCACCAACAAGAAGACAATTGTGAGGATACATTGTCCAACACATCTCCAATATGGGATGGACATGTTCACATGCACAATGAG GTTTTTGGTATATTGTCGAGCCGAAATGAAGAACAAGCATATGACGGTCATTCTACAAGTCATGTTGCTGATGTTGCATTTCAGTATATTTCTTTTCATGCATCACCAATATGCTTTGTGAAGCATTATAGAGATTACATGATAGCTTCATTACCCAATTTGAAAGTTTTGGATAATTTATCCATCAGAAATACTGACAGGGAAAGGGCTACCGATATTTACTCACAGTACTTTGAATGCCTACCATACCGAAGGAAGTGTAAAGAAAGTGTGGTGAGTGTCTTGCATAAGCGTGAAATAAAAGCAAGTCATAGTTTTATGGGGTGTCCAAATCACGAGTCTGCATATCCTTACGGAGACTCTCCACACTCCTATACTAGGTCTCTTTGTGCTGCCAAATTGGGGTCTTCTGTCTTTTTGCATCCACTTTCAATATCAAATCAAAGCAAATCCTTTCGTCCAAGGCAGTTTGAGTACCATCCATCTGACTCTTGCCTTATGGTTTTTGGAACTTTAAATGGTGAAGTAGTTGTAGTCAACCATGAGAATGGGAACATTATTGGTGTTATCAACTCGCTTGGAGCAATGAACAGTGTGTTGGGGTTATGCTGGCTCAAGAGATATCCCTCGAAG CTCATATCAGGTGCAGATAATGGTTCAATAAAGTTGTATGACATCCAGCTTGTCTCCTCCCCATCAATAGGCACATCTAGTGGTGCTAGTTCCGTCAGTTTTGACGATTTTGATCAATTAACTTCTGTTCACGTTAACTCTACGGATGAACTATTTCTTGCAAGTGGATACTCAAAAGATGTAGCTTTATATGACATCAACAGTGGCAGTCGTCTACAGGTGTTCTCCAATATGCATCGGGAGCATATCAATGTTGTTAAGTTCGCAAACCACACTCCATCTATTTTTGCTACTTCGTCGTTTGATCATGATGTCAAGTTGTGGGATTTAAGACAGAAACCAATACAGCCATGCTATACTACTTCAAGCTCTAAAGGAAATGTGACGGTTTGCTTTTCGCCTGATGACCAATTTCTTCTTGTGTCAGCTGTTGACAATGAG GTTAGACAACTGTTGGCTGTTGATGGACGGCTCCACTTGGATTTTGATATAGCGTCTACAGGAAGCTCATCAAATTACACACGTTCCTACTACATGAATGGAAGAGACTATATTATAAGTGGGAGTTGTGATGAACATGTAGTTCGTATTTGCTGTGCTCAAACTGGAAGGCGTCTGAGAGACATATCATTGGAG GGAAGTGGCTGGGGAAATTCAATGTATGTGCAGTCGTTGAGGGGTGATCCTTATAGG GATTTCAATATGAGCATCTTAGCAGCATATATGCGACCGGCCTCGAAATCTGAAATTGTCAAG GTCAATTTGTTGGCATCCAGTGACCATGAAAATGAATACTCTGACCATGGACATTCTCGTCCTTCCCATAGCAGGGGAGGTTGA